One stretch of Danio rerio strain Tuebingen ecotype United States chromosome 6, GRCz12tu, whole genome shotgun sequence DNA includes these proteins:
- the LOC141386298 gene encoding uncharacterized protein, translated as MKGVDFILGNDLAGGKVLPLLEVLDEPTECTSDEVGEAYPHVFPVCAVTRAQSRKEIELNDSFFPSVVNGEENLNFEKKKPEKVRILHDVTDTNSLLLKITREKLITAQKEDKTLTTPFNAAISHDLAKTKQSAYILDNNLLMRKWCSSPDKAELDAFYQIVVPAPYRPHVLCLAHDHPLSGHLGVRKTYNRILKHFFWPGLKSDVTRYCRSCHVCQIAGKPNQVVPPAPLKPIPVLGDPFEHVLIDCVGPFKKSKSGNQFLLTVMCLATRFPEAIPLRKVTAPVVVKALVKFFSTFGLPKIVQSDQGTNFMSKLFKQVMQNLGITHRTSSAYHPESQGALERFHQTLKSMLRKYCMQTGNEWDEGIPMLMFAIRESVQESLGFSPAELVYGYQLRGPLKVLKDQILETDNSKTNVLEYVTKFRARLQTACSIARDSLARAQKEMKRTFDKKAVARSFKPGDAVLVFMPIPGSSLSAKFFGPYEVKEKLSETNYVICTPDRRRKTRTCHVNMLKLYHSRAQDDAEKMTDNAVISVVAVTENPVDADEDGLMFPSISQTTVSLSNSEILKDLDSHFKNLTVDQKRDLVTLISEFKCLFNDVPTLTNVIQHDIDVKDARPVRQHAYRVNSVKRSVMQQEVDYLLDNGLAKPSSSPWSSPCILLPKSDGSFRFCTDFRKVNALTVPDNYPLPRMEDCVDNVGYANFVSKLDMLKGYWQIPLSSRAYDIAAFITPDAFAQYTAMAFGLRNAPATFQRLVNTVLAGIPNCSAYLDDVVVYSRDWSEHLKSLRDVFQRFASASLTLNLAKCEFGQAKVTYLGKEVGHGQVRPVEAKVEAISEFPVPTTRRELRRFLGIAGYYRSFCRNFSSVVSPLTSLLSPSKSFVWDEKCQYAFESVKTLLSSSPVLAAPDLNRPFKLEVDASNVGAGAVLLQDDEQGIAHPVSYFSRKFNKNQLNYSVIEKETLALIFALQHFEVYVGCSVQPLIVFTDHSPLTFLSKLYNHNQRLTRWSLFLQSYNLDIRHKKGVENILADALSRV; from the coding sequence ATGAAAGGGGTAGATTTTATCCTGGGCAATGATTTAGCCGGAGGAAAAGTCTTGCCGTTATTAGAAGTTCTGGATGAACCGACAGAATGCACGTCTGATGAGGTGGGTGAAGCCTATCCTCATGTTTTTCCTGTGTGCGCTGTCACTCGTGCGCAGTCGCGTAAAGAGATTGAATTGAATGACTCTTTCTTTCCCTCTGTTGTAAACGGAGAGGAAAATTTGAACTTTGAGAAAAAGAAACCAGAAAAGGTGAGGATTTTGCACGATGTAACTGACACTAATTCATTGCTTTTAAAGATCACACGAGAAAAATTGATCACTGCACAGAAAGAAGACAAAACATTGACTACACCTTTTAATGCTGCAATTTCACATGATTTGGCTAAGACAAAACAAAGCGCTTACATTTTAGACAACAACTTGTTAATGCGTAAGTGGTGTTCGTCACCTGACAAGGCAGAATTGGATGCTTTTTATCAGATTGTTGTTCCTGCCCCATATCGCCCACATGTGTTATGCTTGGCACATGATCATCCACTTTCGGGTCATCTGGGTGTAAGGAAAACTTACAATcggattttaaaacactttttctgGCCTGGATTAAAAAGTGATGTAACTCGTTATTGCCGTTCTTGCCATGTTTGTCAAATTGCGGGAAAACCAAATCAGGTTGTTCCACCAGCACCGTTAAAACCCATACCTGTTCTTGGCGATCCATTCGAACATGTCCTTATTGACTGTGTAGGTCCGTTTAAAAAGTCCAAAAGTGGTAATCAATTTCTGCTCACAGTGATGTGTTTAGCCACTCGATTTCCTGAAGCAATTCCTTTGAGAAAAGTCACTGCACCTGTTGTTGTTAAGGCATTAGTTAAGTTTTTCTCGACTTTTGGTTTGCCTAAAATAGTGCAAAGTGATCAGGGCACTAATTTTATGTCCAAGCTGTTCAAACAGGTCATGCAAAATTTAGGAATCACACATCGCACCTCCAGCGCTTACCATCCAGAAAGCCAAGGAGCTCTGGAGCGTTTTCACCAAACTTTGAAGTCGATGTTGAGGAAATATTGCATGCAGACTGGTAATGAGTGGGATGAAGGTATTCCAATGCTGATGTTCGCGATTAGAGAGAGTGTTCAGGAGTCACTCGGCTTTAGCCCAGCTGAGTTGGTCTATGGATACCAATTGCGCGGACCTTTGAAGGTTCTGAAAGATCAAATTCTGGAAACTGACAATTCAAAAACGAATGTTTTAGAGTACGTAACGAAGTTTCGAGCAAGGTTGCAGACCGCTTGTTCAATTGCTAGAGATTCACTTGCCCGTGCGCAAAAAGAAATGAAACGAACATTTGACAAAAAGGCAGTTGCGCGTTCTTTTAAGCCTGGTGACGCAGTTCTTGTTTTTATGCCTATACCTGGTTCTTCACTGTCAGCTAAATTTTTCGGACCGTACGAAGTGAAAGAAAAATTGAGCGAGACTAATTATGTGATCTGTACACCCGACCGAAGACGAAAAACCCGCACTTGTCATGTGAATATGCTTAAACTTTATCATTCGAGGGCACAGGATGATGCTGAGAAAATGACGGATAATGCTGTTATTTCTGTTGTTGCTGTGACAGAAAATCCTGTTGATGCTGATGAAGATGGGCTTATGTTTCCAAGTATTTCTCAGACTACCGTGAGTTTGTCTAATTCTGAGATTTTAAAAGATCttgattcacattttaaaaacttgactGTTGATCAGAAACGCGATCTTGTGACATTAATTTCTGAATTTAAGTGTCTGTTTAATGATGTGCCAACActcacaaatgtcattcaacatgACATTGATGTCAAAGATGCTCGTCCAGTCCGACAGCACGCTTACAGAGTAAATTCTGTAAAACGTTCAGTTATGCAACAAGAGGTTGACTATTTGCTGGATAATGGTCTTGCTAAGCCTAGTTCTAGTCCATGgagttctccatgtattttaCTGCCAAAATCTGATGGTTCTTTTAGATTCTGCACAGATTTTAGAAAAGTGAATGCACTAACGGTTCCTGACAACTATCCACTTCCTAGAATGGAGGATTGTGTTGACAATGTAGGATATGCCAACTTTGTGAGTAAATTAGACATGCTGAAAGGTTATTGGCAAATACCACTTTCGTCTAGAGCATATGATATTGCTGCTTTTATCACTCCAGATGCGTTTGCACAATATACGGCCATGGCGTTCGGACTCCGAAACGCACCTGCTACCTTTCAGAGGTTAGTAAACACTGTTTTAGCTGGTATTCCTAATTGTAGCGCTTATTTGgatgatgttgttgtttattCCAGAGATTGGAGTGAACATTTGAAGTCATTACGTGATGTATTTCAACGTTTTGCAAGTGCTTCATTGACCCTTAACTTAGCAAAATGTGAGTTTGGTCAGGCGAAGGTGACTTATTTGGGAAAAGAAGTGGGACATGGTCAAGTTCGACCTGTGGAAGCGAAAGTTGAGGCTATATCTGAGTTCCCAGTTCCTACGACACGGCGTGAACTCCGAAGATTTCTCGGAATCGCTGGTTATTATCGCAGCTTCTGTAGAAATTTCTCGTCTGTGGTTAGTCCATTAACTTCACTCTTAAGCCCTTCTAAATCGTTTGTGTGGGATGAAAAATGCCAATATGCATTTGAAAGTGTGAAAACACTGTTGAGTAGTTCACCAGTTCTTGCAGCCCCTGATTTAAATCGTCCATTCAAACTTGAGGTTGATGCAAGTAATGTTGGCGCTGGTGCTGTGTTACTGCAAGATGATGAGCAGGGTATAGCTCACCCGGTGAGTTATTTTTCGAGGAAGTTTAACAAGAATCAGTTAAACTATTCTGTGATTGAAAAGGAGACACTTGCTTTAATTTTTGCATTGCAACACTTTGAAGTATATGTTGGATGTAGTGTACAACCTTTGATCGTTTTTACGGATCATAGTCCACTGACATTTCTTTCAAAGTTGTATAATCACAATCAGAGATTGACACGGTGGTCACTCTTCTTGCAAAGTTACAACCTGGATATTAGGCACAAGAAGGGAGTTGAGAATATTCTAGCCGATGCACTGTCACgagtataa